From the Nodularia sphaerocarpa UHCC 0038 genome, the window GATAATACGCATATTGCTACTAGAGAAATTTTGCTGAAATATTTTGATATTATTTCAATTGTAGAATTGGGTGGTAATACGTTTAGCAAGACGGTAACGAATACGGTTGTGTTATTTTTGCGGAGAAAATCACAACGTCCTGAACCTGCGGAACAATACGAAAATCGGGTTTTAGATTTCTTTGAAAATTGGCAAGATGAATTAGAATCTGGTGGGGGAATGTATCGGGATATTGATTCTGTTAAAAAGTATTGCGAGCATATTGAGGTAGGTTTTGAAGATTATCAAACGCTTTTGTTGGGTGTTCCTTCTGAGCAGTTATTAAAATATGAACTGTTTAAGGAATACAAAAATGAGTTTGACAAAAGCACTGAAATTATTAATTTAAAAAAGAGAAAATCTTTTAAGGATTTTTCTGAGCAAGAACAAGAGGCTGAACTGAATAAGCGGTTTTTAGAATATTTGCAAGCGATTGAAAAAAATAAGCTTTATTATTTCATTTTAGCTTTTAATAATCCCCAAAAAGTTCTAATTGTTAAAAGTCCTGCGGATAATAAGGAACAAAAGCAATTTCTTGGCTATGAATGGAGTAATGCGAAGGGTAATGAAGGTCTAAAATATCTTACTGGTAGTCATATTACGCCACTTTTTGATCCTGATAATCGATACAATTCTGAAAAAATCAATTATTGGATTCAGCAAAATTTTAACGGGAATAGTCAAGATATCGAATTGCAAAACCTCAGCAAATATATTACTTATGCCAGTTTGGTAGATTTATTAGATTTCTCTCGTAAGGATTTTAATAAGGTTTTTTCGCTTACTCCTAAGAAGAATTTAAAAATTGAAGAAAAATGGAGTGATAAATATCCACTACGAAAGCTGTCAGAAGTAGCTTTTATTAATCCTTCAAAAAACGAAATTAAAGATGTAAATGAAAATATATTAGTTTCTTTTGTAGAGATGGCCTCAGTAAGTGATAAAGGCTTTATCGCCAATAAGGTAAACAAACCTTTAAAAGATTTAAAAAAAGGTAGTTACACCTATTTTACTGAGAATGATATTATTATTGCCAAAATAACACCATGTATGGAGAATGGTAAATGTGCTTTAGCTAGAGATTTGACAAATAGCTTGGGAATGGGAAGCTCAGAGTTTCATGTTATCAGAGCTAAAGAAGATATTTTAAGTAATTTTATTTTCGATTTACTTAATCGAGATGTTATTAGAAAATATGCTGAACAAAACATGACAGGTGCTAGTGGTCATCGTCGAGTTCCTGAATCTTTCTATGAAAACATCAAAATTCCCTTGCCACCTTTAGAAGTGCAGCAACAGATAGTTAATGAATGTGAAGCGATAGATCAGGCCGTAATTAATGCTCAAGAGGCAATTCAACAAGCTGAAAATGAAATTGAAGAAAGAATAACTTCTGTTTATAACAATACCAGTGAATTAGTAAATTTAAACAAAGTTTCTGAGATTAAAAGAGGCAGGTTTTCACATAGACCAAGAAATGATCCTCGCTTTTATGATGGCATATATCCATTTATTCAGACGGGCAATATTGTCAAAGCAAAGGGAAAGAAAATTGAATATACTCAAACTCTTAATGAAGATGGTTTACAAGTTAGTAAATTATTTCAGCCATCAATAGTATTAATTACAATTGCTGCCAATATCGGTGATACTGCTGTTTTAGATTATCCTGCTTGTTTTCCTGATAGCATCGTTGCTTTAATCCCAAACAATAATATTAATGTCTATTTTTTAGAGCTAGTAATGAGAAAACAAAAGCAATACCTAAATGATATTGCACCACAAATGGCTCAAAAAAATATTAATATTGAGATTTTGAAATCAGTAAAAATTCCAGTACCACCTTTACCAGTTCAAGAAAAATTAGTTTCAGAAGTAGAGAAATTAGAGAAAGAAATTAGTAAAAATCAGAAAATTATAGATGAAGCTCCTAATCTTAAGCAACAAGTGATGAAAAGATATTTGTAAATTATTTTTAAGTTGCCTAAATTGGCTATGATTCCGCTCTATATGGGGTGATCACTGTTGAATATTGCGGACTTAGGCGATCGCGCTCAGGAAATGGCAAAAGGCAATCGCAAAAATTTCAAGTTAGGATGAAATAAGCGAGAGAGATTTTATTGTCATGAATAAGAGGACTCAACTGCTCGAAGTAATTGCAGCTTTACCAGAGGAATTAGTTGACCAAGCATTAAATTACGTGCAAATGTTGCAAAATCCGATTCAGATTACACCTGGAGTTTGCGGGGGACAACCGCGAATTAGAAATACACGGATTCCCGTATGGACTTTGGTAGCATATCGTCAACAAGGTGCGCCGGATAAAGAATTATTGGCAAATTATCCTGGATTGACTGCGGAAGATTTAAGTGCAGCTTGGCATTACTACGAACAACATCCCGAACAAATAGATCAAGAAATTGCCCAAGATGATTTAGTTTAATGGCATTACAATTTTACTCCAATGAAAATTTTCCCATCGCAATGGTAAACTTACTCAGATCGGAGGGACACGATGTATTAACTTCCTATGAAGCAGGTCAAGCAAATCAAGGGATTCCCGACGATGTTGTTTTGCAGTATGCCACAGCGACAGGTCGCATTTTGATTACGGAAAATCGCCAAGATTTTATCGATCTACATCGCACTGCGCCAAATCATGCTGGGATGATTATTTTTAAACACGACCGTGATTATGCCGGAAAAGTCAAGGCAATAATTGATTTTTTGGATGAGGATAGTCGAACCTTAGAGAATCGTTTGTTGCGGGTTATGAAGCAAAATATAAAAGCCGTCGGACAGATTTTTTTCGTACAAGAGTATGGTAAAAGTTAATTGCGATCGCTGTTGAATATTGCGGACTTAGGCGATCGCAAAACATAATAGCCATAGTAACGAAAACTCAAACAAAAACTCAGCGAACCTTTGCGCTTACCTCAGCGTACCTCTGCGTTTAAAAAATCCCCTCCCATTCCCTCTCCCCAACCATCTTAAAGACTCATATCAAAATGACACAACAAACATATACAGCAGATATTTTAGTAGTGGGTGGAGGAACCGGAGGAACAGCAGCAGCCATCCAAGCAGCGCGACGGGGTGCAAAAACCATTTTAGTGAGTGAATTTCCGTGGTTAGGGGGAATGCTCACCTCTGCTGGAGTATCTGCACCGGATGGTAATGAATTAATGGCATTTCAAACCGGATTATGGGGAGCATTTTTACAAGAACTACGGCAACGCCAACCAGAAGGATTAGATAATAGCTGGGTAAGCTTTTTTAGTTATGATCCCCGCATTGGGGCGGAGATTTTTGCAGACTGGGTGCAGGAATTATCAAATCTGCATTGGATTTCTGGACAAGTGCCGTTAGAAGTGTTGCAACAAGGTAATTGTATAACTGGTGTAAGGTTTGCAGACTTCACAGTTACAGCCAAAATTATTCTCGATGGTACCGAGTTGGGGGATTTATTGGCTTTGGGGGAAATACCTCACCGTTGGGGCTGGGAATTGCAATCTGAGTGGGGAGAAAGTAGCGCCCCAGCAGATTTTAATCATATCACACAAAGTTATCCAGTGCAAGCCCCTACTTGGGTCGTGGTGATGCAAGATTTTGGAGAAGATGTTGCTCCGGAAATTCCGCCTGCGCCTAATTATAATCCAAGTCTGTTTGCAGGTGCGTGGGATAACTATGGAGCCGAGAAATTCCTGAACTATGGACGCTTACCAGGAAATCGATTTATGATCAATTGGCCGATATGTGGTAACGACTATGGCGAAGGTGTAGGGCGATTAATCGAGTCAGAAAAGGCCAAAAAGGAATTTTTGCAAGAATCTCGCTGGCATAGCCAAAATTTTGCCCATTTTATCCAAAA encodes:
- a CDS encoding N-6 DNA methylase — protein: MITQDNFKSLLLSLGFEQNRNVLSKHFSHTEGMIKVDFNKKELIYPEDHGLIINERQTCNFSQNENFVVFECVHRLLVKGYKPEHIELEPKWQVGHGASGGRADILVKNQQGKPMLIIECKTAGKEFEKAWKDTQNDGGQLFSYAQQIQETEFLCLYASSFLDDVCVFNYYVISHKDNQKIIADDPNLLSFEKAKDVKGRFKVWQQTYQLEKTTKGIFEDNIPAYQIGKDKYTIDDLTPINARDKEKKYHVFRTILRKHNVSGRENAFDILVNLFLCKIVDETQHPQELKFYWKGIAYDNYYDFIDRLQGLYKYGMEKYLGEEITYISNEEIEGAFWAAKQKRNAIKKQIKDYFRKLKFFTNNDFAFIDIYNKNLFDKNIKILLDIVEMWQDLRLKNQEQNQFLGDMFEFFLDNGVKQSEGQFFTPIPITRFICMALPLENMIRDKSELPRVLDFACGSGHFLTELAIQAKPFVQKYRQVEISTFFKNIYGIEKESRLSKVAKVSAFMYGQEGINILPHDALEDIPEIKLESFDILVANPPFAVEDFLENLSEEQRENYKLFDTISDLGNKNIQCFFIERAKQLLAPNGVAGIIVPSSVLSNSDNTHIATREILLKYFDIISIVELGGNTFSKTVTNTVVLFLRRKSQRPEPAEQYENRVLDFFENWQDELESGGGMYRDIDSVKKYCEHIEVGFEDYQTLLLGVPSEQLLKYELFKEYKNEFDKSTEIINLKKRKSFKDFSEQEQEAELNKRFLEYLQAIEKNKLYYFILAFNNPQKVLIVKSPADNKEQKQFLGYEWSNAKGNEGLKYLTGSHITPLFDPDNRYNSEKINYWIQQNFNGNSQDIELQNLSKYITYASLVDLLDFSRKDFNKVFSLTPKKNLKIEEKWSDKYPLRKLSEVAFINPSKNEIKDVNENILVSFVEMASVSDKGFIANKVNKPLKDLKKGSYTYFTENDIIIAKITPCMENGKCALARDLTNSLGMGSSEFHVIRAKEDILSNFIFDLLNRDVIRKYAEQNMTGASGHRRVPESFYENIKIPLPPLEVQQQIVNECEAIDQAVINAQEAIQQAENEIEERITSVYNNTSELVNLNKVSEIKRGRFSHRPRNDPRFYDGIYPFIQTGNIVKAKGKKIEYTQTLNEDGLQVSKLFQPSIVLITIAANIGDTAVLDYPACFPDSIVALIPNNNINVYFLELVMRKQKQYLNDIAPQMAQKNINIEILKSVKIPVPPLPVQEKLVSEVEKLEKEISKNQKIIDEAPNLKQQVMKRYL
- a CDS encoding DUF5615 family PIN-like protein, producing MALQFYSNENFPIAMVNLLRSEGHDVLTSYEAGQANQGIPDDVVLQYATATGRILITENRQDFIDLHRTAPNHAGMIIFKHDRDYAGKVKAIIDFLDEDSRTLENRLLRVMKQNIKAVGQIFFVQEYGKS
- a CDS encoding DUF433 domain-containing protein; protein product: MNKRTQLLEVIAALPEELVDQALNYVQMLQNPIQITPGVCGGQPRIRNTRIPVWTLVAYRQQGAPDKELLANYPGLTAEDLSAAWHYYEQHPEQIDQEIAQDDLV